A window from Melitaea cinxia chromosome 5, ilMelCinx1.1, whole genome shotgun sequence encodes these proteins:
- the LOC123653663 gene encoding probable serine/threonine-protein kinase DDB_G0283337: protein MPLMKRRKSNNENIKEKKAIATRLMVISLKVDDYIYKNKPISLQEAQEYIKEIATYKLKCVNDERSLQVIEKLTIFMKSIINENNMCHDSNEYLNTESEAIKDGVTENTDDSKIIPNDTVTDINKKDWADEINIVDLTISKNDEQNESHTEVQNITMKAMSNMSLHNSVINLNGDTNDLQSPSIINGRNGYDFELNSDSSILIQNGQNKNTHLTIAGKYIKDFEAANIMGNNSKHIDNKNIQTPSTINEGNGYGIGWNCDSSILIQEEQNKNTRLTFARNNITDLQIPNIINNISNQVDSNIQSPSLINERNGYGIGLNCDSPNLIQNDQYTYSTIAENDIRDFEVTNVIENNNNQIGNNSNQKIQKLFGIDDKNIENKQNSIIKDVKTCKCLKNDNEINVITPKVNDKKDKIEATVKNSKLKPKEKTVRTKKAIKSIDTDKNQNINKIRKKKGEITKKNNKRNTKTNVLNTFDSNSSKNNIVPELHKEKERKEDLSWIENLKYVREISKEEYDSTQTIEETFWNDLSLPVDFNWNDFDYTD, encoded by the exons ATGCCTTTAATGAAAAGGAGGAAATCTaataacgaaaatattaaaGAG AAAAAAGCAATAGCCACGAGGTTAATGGTGATCAGTTTGAAGGTTGATGACTACATCTACAAGAATAAGCCTATATCCTTACAAGAGGCTCAAgaatacattaaagaaatagCAACATATAAACTGAAATGTGTCAATGACGAGAGATCTTTACAG GTTATTGAAAAATTGACCATATTTATGAAAAGCATtatcaatgaaaataatatgtgtCATGATTCTAATGAGTACTTGAATACAGAATCTGAGGCCATTAAAGATGGTGTAACAGAAAATACTGATGATAGTAAAATCATACCAAATGATACTGTaacagatataaataaaaaagactgGGCAGACGAGATTAATATTGTTGATTTAACTATTTCTAAGAATGATGAGCAAAATGAATCTCATACAGaggtacaaaatattacaatgaaagCAATGTCAAATATGTCCTTACATAATTCAGTTATCAATCTTAATGGTGATACAAATGATCTTCAATCACCTTCAATAATTAATGGAAGAAACGGATATGATTTTGAATTGAATAGTGATAGCAGTATTCTCATACAAAATGGTCAAAACAAAAACACACATTTAACAATCGCTGGAAAATATATAAAGGACTTTGAAGCAGCCAATATTATGGGTAATAACAGTAAACATATAgacaacaaaaatattcaaacgcCTTCTACAATTAATGAAGGAAACGGATATGGTATAGGATGGAATTGTGATAGCAGTATTCTCATACAagaagaacaaaataaaaacacacgTTTAACATTTGCGCGAAACAATATAACGGACTTACAAatacctaatattataaacaatatcaGTAACCAGGTAGACAGCAATATTCAATCGCCTTCATTAATTAATGAAAGAAACGGATATGGGATAGGATTGAATTGTGATAGTCCAAATCTCATACAAAATGATCAATACACATATTCAACAATCGCTGAAAACGATATAAGGGACTTCGAAGTAACCAATGTTATAGAAAATAACAACAACCAGATAGGCAACAACAGTAACCAGAAGATTCAGAAACTTTTTGGTattgatgataaaaatattgaaaacaaacaaaactcgATCATAAAAGATGTTAAAACTTGTAAGTGTTTGAAAAACGATAATGAGATAAATGTAATTACACCAAAAGTTAAcgataaaaaagataaaatagaaGCAACCGTGAAAAACTCAAAACTTAAACCAAAAGAAAAAACTGTTCGCACTAAAAAAGCAATTAAATCTATAGATACagacaaaaatcaaaatataaataaaatacgtaagAAAAAAGGGGAAATTActaagaaaaacaataaaagaaatacTAAAACGAATGTATTGAATACATTTGATTCTAAttctagtaaaaataatatcgtaCCAGAATtacataaagaaaaagaaagaaaagaagatTTATCGTGGATTGAAAACCTTAAATACGTAAGAGAAATATCCAAAGAAGAATACGATTCGACACAAACTATAGAAGAAACATTTTGGAATGACTTATCATTGCCCGTTGATTTTAATTGGAATGATTTTGACTATactgattaa